The DNA region GCCATTGTTCCCACGCCGCGCCTCGACGTTCCCTGGTGGGCTGAGCGCCACAACGCCATCGTCGAGCAGGTCCGCGCCCACCGCGACTTCAACCTGCTGCTGATCGGCGACTCCATCACGCAGAACTACGAGAAATCCTCGCCGCCCGACCAGGACTTCCAGCCCACGTGGAAGCAGTTCTACGCTCCCCGCAATGCGCTCAACCTCGGCTTCTCAGGCGACACCACCGCCAACCTGCTCTGGCGCCTCACCCACGGCGAGATCGACGGACTCCGCCCGCAGGCCGCCGTCGTCCTTATCGGCACCAACAACACTGGACACGCGCACCAGACCGCCGAGCAGACCGAGGCGGGCATCTCGAACGTCGTCGGAACCCTCACCCAGCGCCTCCCGCAGACTCGCATTCTTCTCCTAGGCATCCTCCCCAGCGACGTCTCCCCCGAGAAGACCGTCGCCGACAAGGCGATCAACGAGTGGCTCGAAAAGCGCTACGGCAGCAAAGCCGCTCCAGCGACAGCAGCAACCTCCGCAACAAGTAAAGACTGTCATCCTGAGCGAGCCGAAGGCGAGTCGAAGGACCTGCATTCCACCCCAACGTCCGGGTGCCCCATCCTTCGTGAAACGAAGGGTGGGAGGAGCGAAACCTCCATCACACCCACACCCCAGACCGACGCGCGCGTCACCTACCTCGACATCGGCAGCATCTTCAAAAACGCCGACGGCACGCTGAACACCGCACTCTTCTACGACCCGCGCCTCGCCACCCCAGGCAAGCCGCTCCACCCCGACACCAAGGGCCAGCGGATGATGGCCGAGGCCATCGAAACCACCCTGGCCAAACTCATGTACGACAAACCCCGCACTGCATTGTTAAAATAGTCCTGTATCGGTTACAAATTAATTTTGGATAAATCGCTGCCCCACCCAAACTCTGTCATTTTCCATACACAAAATTCGTCATCCGCTTCTTACAAAAGTCATCTGCTTCCCACAAAATTTGTCATCCTGAGCGGAGCGGCGTAGCCGCGAAGTCGAAGGACCTGCATCTCTTCCGCTCCAGCAGGAATCTACAAAGCATGGAAGAAACGCAGGTCCTTCGACTCCGCTTCCGTTGGTCGCTCCGCTCAGCATGACAATTTAATAGGCTGGGTAGGAAATACGAGGAACATGCCGGGTGCCCCATATCTGGCGGCTCCATCGCCAGATGTGGGATCATTCGCGCGAAAGCGCGAACCCTCCGCTACCTAAGCAAACTCCAGCGTCCCCGCCCCCAGCAACTCCTTGTGCCCGATCACCACTCCCGCATGCGCCTTCCCACCCACACGCAACGATCCAGCATCTCCGCGCCGCGTGATCACCAGCTTCTTCCCGTTGCCCACCGTCAGCGTCATCTTCTCAAACAGCGGAGCGCCCAGCACATACTCCGCCTTGCCCGGACACACCGGATAGAACCCCGCGGCAGACAGCAGAAACCACGCCCCCATCGAGCCCGTGTCCTCGTCTCCCGCAAACTCCTCCGGCGAGTACAGCTCCTCCATCACCCTCTTCGTCCAATAGCGCGTGCGCTCCGGCCTTCCCGCCAGAGCAAACAGATACAGCACGTGATGCACCGGCTGATTGCTGTGCGCATACTGCCCGAAGGTCCGCGCCGCCATCTCCGACATCTCGTGAATCTCGCCGCCATACGACCCCACATCGAACGCCGCCGGCATCGTAATCATCTTCTCGAGCTCTGCCGCGGCGATAGTGTTGCCGCCCATGGCCTTGAACAACTCCGCGGGCTCATGCGGAACGTCCCAGCGATGCTGCCACGCCGCGCCCTCCACATACGGCGATCCCCAACGCACCGGATCGAACGGCGCACCATTGTGCGTCACCCACGAGCCGTCCGAGTTCTTGCCGCGCAGAAATCCCACCTTCGCATCGAACAGGTTCCGCCAGTTGTGCGAGCGCCTCTCGAACATCGCGGCGTCTTCCTTATGCCCCAGCTTCGCCGCAATCTGCGCGATGCAGAAGTCGCCATACGCAGAATCCACCGTCTCCGCGCCCGACTGATGAATGTGGTCCTCGGCAACGTAGCCCAGCTTCAGATAGTCCTCAATACCGCGCCGCCCGTAGCCCTTGTCCGCATCGCCCGGCTCTATCGCATGTTTTCGGAGTCCCTGGTACGCCGTCTCCACATCGAAGCCCGGAATGTCTTTCACTACGCCATCGGCAAAGACCGCGTCGATCAAACTCCCCGTCATGCACGCGCGATAGCCCGGAGCGGGAAACTGCGGCATCCATCCGCCCTCGCGATACGCATTCACCCACGCCTGCAATATCTCGCCCAGCCGCTCGGGGAACATCACCGACATCCACGGATACCACGCGCGATACACGTCCCAGTAGCCGTGGTCGGCGTACATCACACCCGGCTCCACCTTGCCGTTGAACGCGCTGAAGTGCACCGGCTTCCCGTTCGCGTCCATCTCGTGCAACATGCGCGGAAACAGCAGCGCGCGATACATGCAGGAGTAAAACGTCCGCCGCTGGGCCTCGGTTCCGCCTTCCACCTTCGCGCGATCGAGATGCTCGTCCCACACCGTCTTCGCCGCGGCCTTCACCGCATCGAACCCGCCCGCAAGCTCGAGCTTCAGGTTTCTCTCCGCCTGCTCATACGAGATGAACGAGGTGCCGATGCGAATCTCCTGCGCCACGCCAGCCCGCGCCGGATAGCGCACGACCGCCACCTTGTGCCCGTCTCCCCCATGACTGCCCGCACCATTGCGCCCGGCAACGTCCGCCGTCTCCAGCTTCAGCGCGCTCGCACTCACACCTGCAAACTGCACGACATAGAATGCGCGAAAGTTCTCCGGAACGCCGCCGTCGTTGAAGCTGTTGCTCAGCCGCACCATCCCCGACGCCGCATCCAGCACAGCCTCCGCCTTCGCCGCGCCAGGCATGTCGATCGCAAACCCCGCGCCCTCGGCCATGTCGCGTTCGCCGTCACGCGCAGCGGCAAACGTCACTCGCATCGCCGCGCCATGCGCCGTGGGAGCAAGCTCCATCCGCGCGCGATACCGCAACAGCTCAATCTCCAGCCCCGCCGGCGACAACACCGCATCCTCCAGACGGTACGACGACCCGCGCGATCCGCCTGCCGCCTTCGCCAGCGCATCCACCGGCATGAACGTCGCATACCCGTAGTCGTTCAGCCACGGACTCAGCTGATGCGTGCACCGCACGCCCTCAATGCGCCTGTCCGCCGGATGAAAGAACCACGGCGTGTTGCGCCCATTGCTCTCAAGCGCCCAGTGCGCCATGCCGAACGGCACCGCCGCAATCGGTAGCGTGTTCCCCCGCGAGAACAGAAACGTCGACCCCGTCCCCTGCAGCAGGTTCACCATCTCCAGCGAACTCTTCGCCGCAGCAGTCACCTTCGCCGCATTGTTGGCATGATTGGCAGCAGCAGCCGCAACCTCACCCTGCGCCTCAACACCCGCCGCCGCAGCCACCACTCCCGCAGCCGCACCCTTCAAGAACAACCGACGATCAGGCCTCAATCTCTTCCTCCGGAATCCACCGTCCATATTACTGCCCCGGAAGCCGGGTGCCGGGTGCCCCATATCTGGCGGCCTCATCGCCAGATGTGGGACATTCGCGCAACGCGCGAACCGCCGTCTCCGGCCCCACCCCAAACCATGACGTTTCGACCGAAGCGACGAAGTCCCTTTTTTGAAGTGTCATTTCGACCGGAGCATCTCACGGCTCCATCGTGAGATGCGGAGTGGAGAAACCTGCTTCTCTGCCGTCAATACGAAGCCAATTGCCGGGTG from Acidobacteriota bacterium includes:
- a CDS encoding GH92 family glycosyl hydrolase, whose amino-acid sequence is MDGGFRRKRLRPDRRLFLKGAAAGVVAAAAGVEAQGEVAAAAANHANNAAKVTAAAKSSLEMVNLLQGTGSTFLFSRGNTLPIAAVPFGMAHWALESNGRNTPWFFHPADRRIEGVRCTHQLSPWLNDYGYATFMPVDALAKAAGGSRGSSYRLEDAVLSPAGLEIELLRYRARMELAPTAHGAAMRVTFAAARDGERDMAEGAGFAIDMPGAAKAEAVLDAASGMVRLSNSFNDGGVPENFRAFYVVQFAGVSASALKLETADVAGRNGAGSHGGDGHKVAVVRYPARAGVAQEIRIGTSFISYEQAERNLKLELAGGFDAVKAAAKTVWDEHLDRAKVEGGTEAQRRTFYSCMYRALLFPRMLHEMDANGKPVHFSAFNGKVEPGVMYADHGYWDVYRAWYPWMSVMFPERLGEILQAWVNAYREGGWMPQFPAPGYRACMTGSLIDAVFADGVVKDIPGFDVETAYQGLRKHAIEPGDADKGYGRRGIEDYLKLGYVAEDHIHQSGAETVDSAYGDFCIAQIAAKLGHKEDAAMFERRSHNWRNLFDAKVGFLRGKNSDGSWVTHNGAPFDPVRWGSPYVEGAAWQHRWDVPHEPAELFKAMGGNTIAAAELEKMITMPAAFDVGSYGGEIHEMSEMAARTFGQYAHSNQPVHHVLYLFALAGRPERTRYWTKRVMEELYSPEEFAGDEDTGSMGAWFLLSAAGFYPVCPGKAEYVLGAPLFEKMTLTVGNGKKLVITRRGDAGSLRVGGKAHAGVVIGHKELLGAGTLEFA